In the Mycolicibacter minnesotensis genome, CCGGTAATGGGACCGAATTCGTTGCGCACGGTGTCCAGCAAAGCGCCCAGCTGCGTGGCATCACGGACATCGGCTGCGGCGTAGCGGACGCGGGAGCCGGCCGCGGTCAGCGCGGCCAGGGTCGCCCGGACCTCGCGGTCGGCCAGGATGCGTTGCGCCTGCTGCTCCAGCTGCTTGGGCGTGACCTTGAGGCCTTGCGCGGCAGCTGCGGCCAGCAGTGCCCGCTTGAGTTCTGCATCGGTGGCAAGCCCCGCAACCTCCGGCGGTTCGTCGCTGAGTTCGGTGCGCCCGATCAACACGAATGCCGCCTGGGTCTGCTGCGCCAGGGCGATCACCGAACCGGCGGTCACACCGCGGGCGCCGCCAGAGACCACGATCACGTCGGCCGAGCCGATCCGGTGGGTGCGGCTGGTGACCTGCTGCTCGCCCGCGACCACCGTGATTCGGCCGTGTGAGCTGCCGAGGCCCACTTCGAGTTCCGCACCGCCGGAGAGGAGTTCGTCGGCGATCCGCTCGGCGACGCCCACCGGCGACTGTGTCCCAACGGCGATGTCGATCGCCTTGACCTGCGCGCTGGTCCATTCCTGGGCGGCGGTCTTGGCCAGGGCGCCGATACCGCCCGACCACGCCCGCAGCCCGGGGTCGGTCAGGAAGCCGAAGGTACCGCCGGTGTCTTGAACGGTGACGAAGACCCCACCGCGCTCGGCGAATGACGCTGCGACGCGCTGCGCGTCGGCGAACAGCACCCGGTTGACGGCCAGCGCCTCTTCGCGGCTGGCGACCGGCCGCAGTCCACCGAGATGGACGACCGCCTCGGTGTCGGCGCCGGGCTCGGCGACGAGAGTGGCGCCGATGCCGTGGGTGCGCAGAATCGCGGCCAGGGCCTCGGCCGTCTCAGTCAATGCGGCCTGGGCCGCCGGTGCCGTCACGATCTCGACGGTCCTGGCGGTGTACAGACCGGGCATGCCCATCCCGCTCACCGGAGCGGCGGTGGCGCCTACCGCGTAGCGCGCCACCTCCGCTCCGGTCAACTCAAAAGGGGCGCGATCACCTGCCGCCAATCCGTTGGGCACCACCAGATCCGGTGGCGAGGAACCCATCAGGGACTGCAGGTAATCCACGATCTCCTGCAACGTCACCAACGCCGCCATCGTCGCCGTCTCCACCTCAGGCAACGACGGAACACGATCCTGCACCGCCGACAAGATCTCCACCCGCTTGATCGAGTCGATCCCCAGATCGGCTTCCAGAGCCATCGACAGATCCAGCATCTCCACCGGATAACCCGTCTTGTCAGCAACCACCGCCAACATGTCCCCCACCAGATCCACACCCGCAACGGGCGCCGAAGCAGCAGGAGCAAGGGCAGGCACCACCGGCGCAGCCACCGCGACAGGAGCAGGCACCGGAGCGGCCGGAGCAGCCACCGGACCCATCAGGGACTGCAGGTAATCCACGATCTCCTGCAACGTCACCAACGCCGCCATCGTCGCCGTCTCCACCTCAGGCAACGACGGAACACGATCCTGCACCGCCGACAAGATCTCCACCCGCTTGATCGAGTCGATCCCCAGATCGGCTTCCAGAGCCATCGACAGATCCAGCATCTCCACCGGATAACCCGTCTTGTCAGCAACCACCGCCAACATGTCCCCCACCAGATCCACACCCGCAACGGGCGCCGGAGCAGCAGGAGCAAGGGCAGGCGCCACCGGCGCAGCCACCGCGACAGGAGCAGGCACCGGAGCGGCCGGAGCACCGGACCCATCAGGGACTGCAGGTAATCCACGATCTCCTGCAACGTCACCAACGCCGCCATCGTCGCCGTCTCCACCTCAGGCAACGACGGAACACGATCCTGCACCGCCGACAAGATCTCCACCCGCTTGATCGAGTCGATCCCCAGATCGGCTTCCAGAGCCATCGACAGATCCAGCATCTCCACCGGATAACCCGTCTTGTCAGCAACCACCGCCAACATGTCCCCCACCAGATCCACACCCGCAACGGGCGCCGGAGCAGCAGGAGCAAGGGCAGGCGCCACCGGCGCAGCCACCGGAGCCGGAGCCGGCGGGGCCGGCATGGTGGCGACCGGAGTGGGAGCCGCCGCGGGCGCAGGCGCCGGAGCAGGCGGTGCACTGTAGGACGCAACCGGTGCCGACGGGGGCGCCGGCATTACCTGCGTGCCGTTGGTCACCGGCGCGGCGGGCGGCGCGGCAGGTGCGGCCGGAGGTGCAGGCGGCGCGGCAGGTGGCGCAGGCGGCGCCACGGTGCCCGCACCGTTGTGCACCGGGGCGGCCACCGGGTGAGCCGGGGCAGCCGCTACGCCGTAGGTGGCCACCGGCTGCGGCGGCACCACCGCGGTCGCGGTGGGGAACGCCAGCTGGGCTACCGGCATCGGCGTCATTCCCGCGCTCGAGACGAGGGTCTGCAGCAAGCCCTGCAAGTGGGCGATGGTCTGCTGCATGCTGCCGAGGGCACCGACCATGTGCGTGACCATCTCGGCACCTGGACCGGACACCAGGGGCGAGGTGACCATGGGGACCTGCGCAGCCTGAACCGGGACCGGGACGTGCGTCGGGACATGTGCCGGCAGACCGTTCGCTACAGGAACGATTGGGTCAACTGCTGTCATCGTGGGCTCCGATACGGTCGGGTGTCCGTTGTGGTCACTGCGGGGGTTGGGCTTCTCAAATTTTTCGGACTTCTGAGCGGGCCGGGACACCGGCTCGTCGTTGATTTCGGGTCGGCCGAAGTTGGTGCCGCTGAGCTTGATCGTCAGCTTCGGTGCCGGGCGGGTCCGGGGATCGTCTCCGTGGCGGTAGTCGGCCCACAGTGCCTGGAAGTTCATCGGGACGCCGGCAGCCACGAGCTGGGCCAGGCCCATCCACAGCGATCGGATCCCATTGCGCCCCTTGGCGTCGAGGGCGACAGCGACGTGGTCCTGACCGGCCAGGCACTTGCCGACGAGGTTGGTGAGCACACTGCCCGGTCCCACCTCGACGAAGGTGCGGGCGCCCGCGGACCACATGGCCTGAACCTGCTCGACGAACCGGACCGGCTGAGCGATCTGGTTGGCCAGCGTGGCCTGCATCTGCTCGGCGCTGCCGCCGTAGGGTGCCGCGGTCGCATTGGCGTAGACGGGCACCTGCGGCACCCCGAACGGGATCCCCGCCAGGTATGCGCCGAACGGCGCCGCCGCCGAACTGACGATCTCGGAGTGGAAGGCGGTGGCGACATCGAGGAGCCGCGCATTCATGCCGGCCGCACCGAAACGCTGTGCGGCGTCGGCGATCGCCGCACTGTCACCGGAGAGCACCACCTGGTTGGGGGCGTTGTGGTTGGCGATGACGACCGACAGTCCCCACTCGCCCAGCAGGCGGCTGACCTGCTCGGCGGGCGCGGTCACCGCACACATCGCGCCGTCGCTGCTGGCGGCCGCCTGGGCCATCAGCGCGCCGCGCGCACGTGCGATCAGCAGTGCGACGTCGTCACTGATCACTCCCGCCGCGCACAGGGCGCTGACCTCACCGAAGCTGTGGCCCCCGACGGAGACCGGCGCGATGCCCAGCGAACGGACCACCGACATCAGGCTCAGGCTGTGTGCGCCGATACCGGGCTGCGCCCACTCGGTCTTGGTCAGCTCGGCAGCCTGCGCCGCCCGGTCCTCGTCGGTGAACGCGGTCTTGGGCCAGACCACCTGGTGCAGGTCGCGGTCTGCGTTGAGCATGCCGGCTCGGGCGAGCTCCCACGGGGCCAGGGCGGGTTCGTAGAGCTGCGGAATGTCGGCGCCCATGCCGATGTATTGGCTGCCCTGGCCGGGAAACAGCAGCGCTACGGGTCCGGCCTGGCGGCTGGAGTAGTAGTAGCCCTTGGGCGAGCTGAAGGACGCGTCCGCACCCGGTGTCTGGAGTTTGGCGGCGGCTTCGTCGAGCATCGTGCCCAGGGTCTCGACGCTGTTGGCCACGACGGCGAGCCGGTGTGGCTGGGCTGCGTCGTAGGCCGCCTGCGTGCTGTAGGCGAGGTAGCTCAGCATGTCGGGCGAGTCGACCAGCGACGTGGCCAGCTCCGTCGCCGCAGCCGCCAACGCCGGCGCGGAGTCCGCGCCGAGGATGATCAGCTCAGATTCCCAGGACCGGTAGCGCGGCGCGTGCTTTCCCGCCCCGGCGTACTCCTCGAGCGTGATGTGGAAGTTCGTGCCACCGAAGCCGAAGGCACTCACCGAGGCGCGCCGCGGGACGTCCTTGTCGGCGATCCAGGGCTTGGACTGCGTGGACAGGTAGAACGGCGTGGATTCGATCTCCAGGCCCGGGTTGGGCCGGTCGACCTTGATGGTCGGCGGCAGGACCTTGTGATGCAGTGCCATCACGGTCTTGAACAGGCCGCAGGCCCCGGCTGCACCCTTGGTGTGACCGACCTGGGACTTGACCGATCCGACGGCGCACCATTGGCGGTCTTGGCGGCCCGACTCGTCGAACACTCGCCGTAGGGAGGTGAACTCGGCGACGTCGCCGGCCTTGGTGCCGGTGCCGTGCGCCTCGACCAGCCCGACGGTCTCCGGGCCGTAGCCGGCGGCCTCATAAGCCCGGCGCAGGGCCTTGGCCTGGCCGTCGGGGCTTGGGGCATAAATGCTTTTGGCCCGCCCGTCCGAGGACGTGCCGATGCCTTGGATCACCGCGTAGATACGGTCTCCGTCTCGTTCGGCGTCGTCGAGCCGCTTGAGAGCCAGCATCGACAGGCCCTCACCGAGCATGGTGCCGTCGGACTGGTCGGAGAACGGGCGGCAGTCGCCGGTGCGCGACAGCGCGGTGACCTTGGCGAAGCACATGAACATGAAGATGTCGTTGAAGGCGTCGACGCCCCCGGCGATAACCATGTCGGCCTCGCGCAGGTACAGCTCGTGCAGCGCGATCTCGATCGCGGCCAGCGAACTCGCACAAGCGGCGTCCACCACACAGTTGGTTCCGCCGAGGTCGAATCGGTTGGCGATCCGGCCGGCGATGACGTTGCCGAGCAGGCCCGGGAAGGTGTTCTCCTGCCAGGGCGTGTACCCGGCGGCGACGCTGTCGCTGAACGCCGTCACCTCGTCGTCGGAGAGGCCGGCTGCGCGCAGCCCCCGTTCCCAGATCGGCCGGTGCAGGCGACCACTCATGTAGCCCGACATCTCGGTGCCGCCGGAGGATCCCAGGACCACGCTGACGCGTTCGCGATCAATACCGGAGATGTCGCCGCCGGCGTAGTCTTCCAGCACCTGCTGGGCGACCCTCAACGCTAGGAGCTGGGCCGTGTCGGTCGCGGGGAGCACGTTCGGCGGGATACCGAAGTCCATCGGCGAGAAATCGACGGATGGCAGGAATCCGCCGCGTCGGGCATATACCTTGTCAGGCGTGCGCGGATCAGCATCGAAGTAGTCGTCGATCCGCCAGTGCGACTCGGGTACGTCGGAGAACAGGTCGGCACCCTCGACGATGTTGCGCCAGAACCGCTCGGCTTCAGGCGACCCGGGGAACAGTGCGCTGACGCCGACTACTGCGACAGGTGGATGTTTGGCTGCCACGGGTCTCCTTAAGCACGGCCTTGACGGAATACATCGAAAGCCTAAGTTTCGCTATCGGTGACAGTGGGTCGAAGCTGGGGTTTCGCTGTTCATCCCGATGGCCAGACGTTGCCGGGACACTATCAGAATGTTGTAGCCATCACACATCGAAGAGGGCCGCCCGGGGCCCCCGCGTGCATTACAGTCGACCGTCCAAATGTCACGTATTTGATCACGCCAGCAGCGGGAATGCGCCGGCAGACCGCATCGTGACGGTCGCCCTAAACCGCCAGCGGGCGCGGGCTGTAGGCGAACGCCTTGGCCGGTACCGGCACCCCTGCGGAGCGGGCGGCACCGGCACGACTGATGTGCGCCGCGCCTTCGAGCAAGTTAAGCGCCACCTGGACGGCTTGCCGGTTTTCGCATGGCTCCAGATAGCTGTCGGCCACCCAGCTGTTGAACGCGCCCATGGCGGGGCCGCACCAGACCTGATAGTCCAGGACTCGCTCGGGTACGCCGGTGATGGCCCACCGGCTCGACTGCCCGAGGTACCAGCGGAACACCAACGCCATCTGGTACTTCGGGTCCCGGGAGGCCAGTTCGAGCACCCCGGGGTCACGCTGTTGCCAGTACCGCTGGGTGTCCGCCCACACCTCGGCCACGGTGGTGCCCAGAATCTTCTCCAGCTCGGGGCCATGCTTGGCCACCACGGTGGCCAGATCGGGATTGCCCGCGTACCACTCGTAGAGCTTCTTGCCGCGCGGGGCGAACATCGTCCCCCGCTTGAGCACCTGCAGGTTGACGCCCATCTCGAACATGTCCGACGCCGGGGCCATCATCACGTCCGCGATCCCGGCCTTGGCCAGCATGGCGCGTCCGGGCTCCGAGAGGCCCGACTCCACGCAGGCCTGGTTGACGGTCCCGGTCAGCACATAGGCCGCGCCCATCGCGAAGGCGCCGGCGACCGCCTGCGGTGCGCCCAGGCCACCCGCCGCACCCACCCGCACCCGGCAGGTCAAGGGATGCTGTTGGGCCAGGGTGTCGCGCAGCATGACGATTTCGGAGAACAGCGCAGGCAGCGGGCGGTTGTCGGTGTGCCCTCCGCTGTCGGACTCCACCGTGATGTCCTCGGCTACCGGCACATACCGGGACAGCTCGGCTTCGCGCTCGGTCAGTTTTCCGGCCGCCACCAGCCCCGCGACCAGGGCCGCCGGCGCCGGTTCCATGAACATGCGCGCCACCTCCGGCCGCGACACCTTGGCCATCACGTGGTTGCGGCGCACGATATTGCCGGCCGCGTCAGTGTCCAAGCCGGCCAGCGCGTAGTGCACCACCGCGGGCGTGAGCTTCATGAATGCCGAGGCCTCGACCACGGGGACTTTCCGCGCAATGAACAATTCGGCGACGCGCGTCTCGAGGGAGACCTCGTTGGGCGAGTGGATCAGGTTGGCGCCCCAGGCCAGGCCCGGCCGTCCCGCCAATGCGGTCTGGATCTCATCCAGACCGCGTTCGACGGCCTCGTAGGACAGTCCACCCGCGCCGAAGAAGCCCATCATTCCGGCCTCGGCCATGGCGATCACCAAAGCCGGCGTCGCAATGCCATTCGCCATCGCGCCGGTGACGTAGGGGAAGCGCACGCCGTGCGCCTCGCAGAACTCGCGGTCGCCCAGCCATTCGGGGTAGATCGGCGGCAGTGTGCCCACCAGGGCCACGTCCGACTCGCCTGCGCCGACCACCTCACCGCCCAGGGCCAGACCCAGCATGCCGGTGACCGTCTCGCGCACCACGTGCAGCGGGTGGCGGACGTAGCCGATGAGGTCTGCGATGTCGTTGGGAGCGAACGCGGCCGGCGCGCTCGTGGGGCGCCACCCCAGCGACGGGCCCGCGCCCGCCC is a window encoding:
- a CDS encoding SDR family NAD(P)-dependent oxidoreductase: MEADLGIDSIKRVEILSAVQDRVPSLPEVETATMAALVTLQEIVDYLQSLMGPVAAPAAPVPAPVAVAAPVVPALAPAASAPVAGVDLVGDMLAVVADKTGYPVEMLDLSMALEADLGIDSIKRVEILSAVQDRVPSLPEVETATMAALVTLQEIVDYLQSLMGSSPPDLVVPNGLAAGDRAPFELTGAEVARYAVGATAAPVSGMGMPGLYTARTVEIVTAPAAQAALTETAEALAAILRTHGIGATLVAEPGADTEAVVHLGGLRPVASREEALAVNRVLFADAQRVAASFAERGGVFVTVQDTGGTFGFLTDPGLRAWSGGIGALAKTAAQEWTSAQVKAIDIAVGTQSPVGVAERIADELLSGGAELEVGLGSSHGRITVVAGEQQVTSRTHRIGSADVIVVSGGARGVTAGSVIALAQQTQAAFVLIGRTELSDEPPEVAGLATDAELKRALLAAAAAQGLKVTPKQLEQQAQRILADREVRATLAALTAAGSRVRYAAADVRDATQLGALLDTVRNEFGPITGLVHGAGVLADAPLHKKTLDGFDRVFETKVGGACALLDATAGDALKVICLFSSVAARSGNVGQSDYAMANEILNKVALAEQARRGPACLVRALGWGPWDSGMVTPGLKAMFESRGISLIPLADGARAFVAEVLDGDTASPEVTLGDGVLAGLPTHPIPPEGRVARVLAHVARQPYLLDHRVQGNVVLPVVQALEWFIRMAEALRPGHHVDRVLDLKVLRGVTLYEFEKHGNPLLVRCVPTEERPELLTMTLSDIEGSTAYYSATIEMRSSAAAVPSVQVTAPGIRGLDRSACYTGGALFHGPAFQVLDGMDCAETTAVADLHGLTSVGWVGEGWATDPAALDGCLQAALVWSYELLGRNVLPLRIGEIVRYGSGPLGAGLRCVLSGGEAKTSRAVCDLDLIDADDQLVVSLKRLELYPYGG
- a CDS encoding type I polyketide synthase — its product is MAAKHPPVAVVGVSALFPGSPEAERFWRNIVEGADLFSDVPESHWRIDDYFDADPRTPDKVYARRGGFLPSVDFSPMDFGIPPNVLPATDTAQLLALRVAQQVLEDYAGGDISGIDRERVSVVLGSSGGTEMSGYMSGRLHRPIWERGLRAAGLSDDEVTAFSDSVAAGYTPWQENTFPGLLGNVIAGRIANRFDLGGTNCVVDAACASSLAAIEIALHELYLREADMVIAGGVDAFNDIFMFMCFAKVTALSRTGDCRPFSDQSDGTMLGEGLSMLALKRLDDAERDGDRIYAVIQGIGTSSDGRAKSIYAPSPDGQAKALRRAYEAAGYGPETVGLVEAHGTGTKAGDVAEFTSLRRVFDESGRQDRQWCAVGSVKSQVGHTKGAAGACGLFKTVMALHHKVLPPTIKVDRPNPGLEIESTPFYLSTQSKPWIADKDVPRRASVSAFGFGGTNFHITLEEYAGAGKHAPRYRSWESELIILGADSAPALAAAATELATSLVDSPDMLSYLAYSTQAAYDAAQPHRLAVVANSVETLGTMLDEAAAKLQTPGADASFSSPKGYYYSSRQAGPVALLFPGQGSQYIGMGADIPQLYEPALAPWELARAGMLNADRDLHQVVWPKTAFTDEDRAAQAAELTKTEWAQPGIGAHSLSLMSVVRSLGIAPVSVGGHSFGEVSALCAAGVISDDVALLIARARGALMAQAAASSDGAMCAVTAPAEQVSRLLGEWGLSVVIANHNAPNQVVLSGDSAAIADAAQRFGAAGMNARLLDVATAFHSEIVSSAAAPFGAYLAGIPFGVPQVPVYANATAAPYGGSAEQMQATLANQIAQPVRFVEQVQAMWSAGARTFVEVGPGSVLTNLVGKCLAGQDHVAVALDAKGRNGIRSLWMGLAQLVAAGVPMNFQALWADYRHGDDPRTRPAPKLTIKLSGTNFGRPEINDEPVSRPAQKSEKFEKPNPRSDHNGHPTVSEPTMTAVDPIVPVANGLPAHVPTHVPVPVQAAQVPMVTSPLVSGPGAEMVTHMVGALGSMQQTIAHLQGLLQTLVSSAGMTPMPVAQLAFPTATAVVPPQPVATYGVAAAPAHPVAAPVHNGAGTVAPPAPPAAPPAPPAAPAAPPAAPVTNGTQVMPAPPSAPVASYSAPPAPAPAPAAAPTPVATMPAPPAPAPVAAPVAPALAPAAPAPVAGVDLVGDMLAVVADKTGYPVEMLDLSMALEADLGIDSIKRVEILSAVQDRVPSLPEVETATMAALVTLQEIVDYLQSLMGPVLRPLRCLLLSRWLRRWRLPLLLLLRRPLRVWIWWGTCWRWLLTRRVIRWRCWICRWLWKPIWGSTRSSGWRSCRRCRIVFRRCLRWRRRRWRRW
- a CDS encoding PfaD family polyunsaturated fatty acid/polyketide biosynthesis protein; translation: MNERPGAVLEQQTGAGAGPSLGWRPTSAPAAFAPNDIADLIGYVRHPLHVVRETVTGMLGLALGGEVVGAGESDVALVGTLPPIYPEWLGDREFCEAHGVRFPYVTGAMANGIATPALVIAMAEAGMMGFFGAGGLSYEAVERGLDEIQTALAGRPGLAWGANLIHSPNEVSLETRVAELFIARKVPVVEASAFMKLTPAVVHYALAGLDTDAAGNIVRRNHVMAKVSRPEVARMFMEPAPAALVAGLVAAGKLTEREAELSRYVPVAEDITVESDSGGHTDNRPLPALFSEIVMLRDTLAQQHPLTCRVRVGAAGGLGAPQAVAGAFAMGAAYVLTGTVNQACVESGLSEPGRAMLAKAGIADVMMAPASDMFEMGVNLQVLKRGTMFAPRGKKLYEWYAGNPDLATVVAKHGPELEKILGTTVAEVWADTQRYWQQRDPGVLELASRDPKYQMALVFRWYLGQSSRWAITGVPERVLDYQVWCGPAMGAFNSWVADSYLEPCENRQAVQVALNLLEGAAHISRAGAARSAGVPVPAKAFAYSPRPLAV